From the Acidilutibacter cellobiosedens genome, one window contains:
- a CDS encoding reverse transcriptase domain-containing protein translates to MTTLLDKILDRQNMYQAFRSVCSNKGASGVDGITINEIDGYIRENWQRIKVEIEERSYRPQPVLRVEIPKPNGGTRKLGIPTAMDRIIQQAIVQVLSPIAEKEFSGTSYGYRPGRNCEMAVVKLLEYFNDGYLWVVDIDLEKFFDTVPQDKLMSLVHNIINDPDTESLIRKFLQAGIMDKGEYRPSKRQWGLQKLGVNKDLARLTSYCGDRYYFVATKTCVSRAISKAILTQRGLISPLDYYEHRRNVRFN, encoded by the coding sequence ATGACAACTTTACTGGACAAAATTCTGGACAGACAAAATATGTATCAAGCCTTTAGAAGTGTATGTTCAAACAAAGGCGCAAGTGGAGTTGATGGAATAACTATCAATGAAATTGACGGATATATTAGAGAAAATTGGCAAAGAATTAAAGTCGAGATAGAGGAAAGAAGTTACAGACCACAACCAGTTTTAAGAGTAGAAATTCCAAAACCTAATGGAGGTACCAGAAAGTTAGGAATACCTACAGCCATGGATAGGATAATACAACAGGCAATAGTGCAAGTCTTAAGTCCTATTGCAGAAAAAGAATTCTCAGGAACCAGTTATGGATATAGACCAGGCAGGAACTGTGAAATGGCGGTAGTAAAACTACTGGAATATTTTAACGATGGGTATCTATGGGTAGTAGATATTGACCTGGAAAAATTTTTTGATACTGTTCCGCAAGACAAACTGATGAGTTTGGTACACAATATCATAAATGATCCTGACACTGAGTCATTAATCCGAAAGTTTCTTCAAGCAGGAATAATGGACAAAGGTGAATATCGGCCATCAAAAAGGCAATGGGGATTACAAAAGTTAGGAGTTAACAAGGACCTAGCAAGATTAACCTCATATTGCGGAGACAGGTACTATTTTGTAGCAACAAAAACTTGTGTATCAAGAGCAATTTCTAAGGCTATATTAACCCAAAGAGGATTAATCAGTCCATTAGATTACTATGAGCACAGGCGTAATGTTAGATTTAATTGA
- a CDS encoding ABC-2 transporter permease codes for MINLIIKDLRLSRNVNIFAVIYVLFLAAMGLTQPISVAVHVLYIMSICMITFAVIIYVNGYDGRNSTEAILNSLPIDRVDIVKSKYASSLIFAVFNGIIMYIFTNLIKLFVAGVQGEPMALWDISISIIIILMFYSLYYPFYFKMGEGMRTFNMILWVFIFILPSIVTKLGKKFQGTAILKNISEIDPNEGMFIFLAVSVIVYIISLTISKKLYLKREF; via the coding sequence ATGATTAATCTGATAATTAAAGATTTAAGGCTTTCTCGTAATGTTAATATATTTGCCGTTATATATGTCTTATTTTTGGCGGCTATGGGATTGACACAGCCTATAAGTGTAGCAGTCCATGTATTGTATATTATGTCCATCTGTATGATTACTTTTGCTGTAATCATATATGTCAACGGATATGACGGCAGAAACAGTACAGAAGCTATTTTAAACAGTTTACCTATCGACAGAGTTGATATTGTTAAAAGTAAATACGCATCTTCGCTGATCTTTGCGGTTTTTAACGGGATAATTATGTATATTTTTACTAATTTAATAAAATTATTTGTAGCGGGGGTTCAAGGAGAGCCCATGGCTTTGTGGGATATATCTATCTCAATAATTATTATTCTCATGTTTTATTCTTTATATTATCCATTTTATTTTAAAATGGGAGAAGGGATGAGGACATTTAATATGATTTTATGGGTTTTCATATTTATATTGCCGTCTATAGTAACAAAGTTAGGAAAAAAATTTCAAGGAACGGCGATTTTAAAGAATATATCCGAAATTGATCCAAATGAGGGCATGTTTATATTTCTGGCTGTTTCAGTAATAGTATATATCATATCTTTAACTATATCTAAAAAATTATATTTAAAAAGAGAATTTTGA
- a CDS encoding ABC-2 transporter permease yields MTGLIKKDLMLVFSSTWEKIFLIFYIPLMLFVIEASQTEWLYFILISSYSYLLCITSFTYDVKGNTDRMINSLPVSRKEVVLCRYMELIIYFIFSIIYVGIYLWIINMLGLYNIGYFNISMIKIAFPTLLISTAVVFPFYLKFEPRIAQIAYMAVYMGIFLVASNSAGGNGLFSNLIVGKEISTTVIALIIWIISLILSIKLYENKDL; encoded by the coding sequence ATGACGGGATTGATAAAGAAGGATTTAATGCTTGTATTTTCAAGCACATGGGAAAAGATATTTCTGATATTTTATATACCGCTGATGCTCTTTGTAATTGAAGCCAGCCAGACAGAATGGTTGTATTTTATTTTAATCAGCAGTTATTCTTATCTTTTATGTATAACATCATTTACCTATGATGTAAAGGGGAATACTGACAGAATGATTAATTCCCTCCCTGTATCGAGAAAAGAAGTAGTCTTATGTAGGTATATGGAATTGATTATATATTTTATATTTTCAATTATATATGTAGGAATTTATTTGTGGATAATTAATATGTTGGGCTTGTATAATATTGGTTACTTTAATATTTCTATGATTAAGATTGCTTTTCCGACATTATTGATTTCTACGGCAGTTGTTTTTCCCTTTTATTTAAAATTCGAACCAAGAATTGCTCAAATAGCATACATGGCAGTCTATATGGGAATATTTCTTGTTGCTTCTAACAGTGCCGGAGGAAACGGCCTCTTTTCAAATTTAATAGTTGGGAAAGAAATAAGTACAACTGTAATTGCTCTGATAATATGGATTATATCATTGATTTTATCCATCAAATTATATGAAAATAAGGATTTATAA
- a CDS encoding ABC transporter ATP-binding protein, producing the protein MDYILEVNKLKKNFKNFTLNDISFKLEYGYIMGFIGPNGAGKSTTIKLIMNLLKKDEGDIKIFGMDNIKDEKKVKNRIGFVYDENYYYETLTINQMKNIVSSFYKNWDENQFKHYLKEFDLNPKSKIKTLSKGMKMKFSLAIALSHNADLILMDEPTSGLDPVFRRDILDILYNIIQNEKRSVFFSTHITTDLEKIADYITFINKGNIVFSKSKDEVMENYVLIKGGTDLLDKDIRKEFIGIRETSVGFEALTNNVEKMKQKFGDSILVEKASLEDIMVYTVRR; encoded by the coding sequence ATGGATTATATTTTAGAGGTAAATAAATTAAAGAAAAATTTTAAAAATTTTACCCTAAATGATATCAGTTTTAAACTGGAATATGGGTATATAATGGGATTTATAGGGCCTAACGGTGCGGGGAAAAGCACTACCATAAAGCTTATAATGAATTTGCTTAAGAAAGACGAAGGAGATATTAAGATTTTTGGAATGGATAATATAAAAGATGAGAAAAAAGTTAAAAACAGGATAGGGTTTGTGTATGATGAAAATTATTATTACGAAACCTTAACCATAAATCAGATGAAAAATATAGTATCAAGTTTTTATAAAAATTGGGATGAAAATCAGTTTAAGCATTATTTAAAAGAATTTGATTTAAATCCGAAATCCAAAATCAAAACATTATCAAAAGGGATGAAGATGAAGTTTTCTCTTGCCATAGCTCTGTCTCATAATGCGGATCTGATACTCATGGATGAGCCTACTTCCGGTCTTGATCCAGTTTTCAGAAGAGATATTCTTGACATCCTTTATAATATAATTCAGAATGAAAAGAGAAGTGTGTTCTTTTCAACTCATATAACTACGGATTTAGAGAAAATAGCTGATTATATAACATTTATAAATAAAGGAAATATAGTATTTTCGAAATCAAAGGATGAAGTCATGGAAAATTATGTCCTGATCAAGGGAGGAACTGATCTCCTTGATAAAGACATAAGAAAAGAATTTATAGGAATTCGTGAAACATCTGTGGGATTCGAGGCTTTGACCAATAATGTTGAAAAGATGAAACAAAAATTCGGAGACAGCATACTTGTAGAAAAGGCAAGTCTTGAAGATATAATGGTTTATACGGTAAGGAGGTAA
- a CDS encoding GntR family transcriptional regulator codes for MKIIVSNSSNEPIYEQVVNQIKEMIIKGELKEGEALPSIRGLARDLSISVITTKRAYEELEKEGFIETVQGKGSFVALQNKELIKEKKLQIIEEKLSEIVKESRLLGISYDEIEEMLKILFEEE; via the coding sequence ATGAAAATTATAGTATCCAATTCGTCTAATGAGCCTATATATGAACAAGTTGTCAATCAAATAAAGGAAATGATAATAAAAGGAGAACTGAAGGAGGGAGAAGCTTTGCCTTCAATCAGAGGATTGGCGAGGGATCTCAGTATATCGGTCATTACTACCAAAAGAGCCTATGAGGAATTAGAAAAAGAAGGTTTTATAGAAACCGTTCAAGGGAAAGGCTCCTTTGTAGCATTACAAAACAAGGAACTTATAAAGGAGAAAAAATTACAGATAATAGAAGAAAAGTTGTCCGAAATAGTTAAAGAAAGCAGGCTTTTAGGGATTAGTTATGATGAAATTGAAGAAATGCTGAAAATATTGTTTGAGGAGGAATAA
- a CDS encoding biotin transporter BioY produces the protein MKISSKEITLVALFAGLTAIGAFVSIPLGDVPITLQTLFVILSGLILGPKLAALSQIIYVILGLIGIPIFANFTGGPQSVLKPSFGFLIGFIFAAFIVGKIANTGEKINKKRILAAAFAGTIVIYLFGLPYMAFILNKIMAKNLPTSVILKTGCIIFLPGDALKTVISSLTAIKVLPKINKVHSH, from the coding sequence ATGAAGATATCTTCAAAAGAAATAACATTAGTGGCTTTATTTGCCGGATTAACTGCTATAGGAGCATTTGTCAGTATTCCGTTAGGTGATGTACCTATTACATTACAAACATTGTTTGTTATTCTGTCGGGACTTATTTTAGGGCCTAAATTAGCTGCTCTTTCCCAAATCATTTATGTAATATTAGGTTTGATCGGTATTCCCATATTCGCCAACTTTACGGGAGGCCCTCAGTCGGTATTAAAACCCAGCTTCGGATTCTTAATCGGATTTATATTTGCGGCTTTTATAGTAGGCAAAATAGCAAATACGGGAGAAAAAATAAATAAGAAAAGAATTTTGGCTGCTGCCTTTGCGGGAACCATAGTAATTTATCTATTCGGATTGCCCTATATGGCGTTTATATTGAACAAAATCATGGCAAAAAATCTTCCGACATCGGTTATTCTTAAAACAGGGTGTATAATATTCCTTCCGGGGGATGCTTTAAAAACCGTAATATCTTCGTTAACAGCTATAAAAGTACTGCCTAAAATAAATAAGGTACACAGCCATTAG
- a CDS encoding IMP dehydrogenase, with product MADIIDGVSHTFNEFLLIPRLTTKDCTHGNISLTTYLTKVSDKCDLDAMRLNIPMVSAAMQSVSDARMAIALAQEGGLSFIYCSQSIEEQCKMVRSVKLYKAGFVASDTTLSPKDTVATAMRLRAKTGHSTIAITENGCNNDILVGLVTSKDLRLSRIDPNDSLDKYMTPIDKLVVAYEGISLHEANDIIWRHKLNCLPIIDRNKRLKYLTFRKDYDASKKYTSQLVDAQKRLMVGAAINTWDYMDRVPALIDAGADILCVDSSDGYSEYQFDAIKMIKNKYGDKIKIGGGNIVYPDAFNYLVEAGADFVKVGIGGGSICITREQKGIGRGQASAIIDIARERDALYQRTGVYIPICADGGIVHDYHISLAIAMGADFVMLGRYFARFDESPGKKTHIGNQVVKEHWGEGTKRSANWSRYLDTGRPDIIFEEGVDSFVPYVGGLDENLQITLAKLKSAMISCGAKTINDFQKNALLTIVSPSSIVEGGAHDLVSRPMME from the coding sequence ATGGCTGATATTATTGATGGTGTTAGTCATACATTTAACGAGTTTTTGTTAATCCCACGCTTAACCACGAAGGATTGTACACATGGAAATATTTCTTTAACTACTTATCTAACCAAGGTTTCTGATAAATGTGATCTTGATGCTATGAGATTAAACATTCCTATGGTGTCGGCTGCTATGCAGTCGGTTTCTGATGCAAGAATGGCAATAGCGCTGGCACAAGAAGGAGGATTATCATTTATATATTGTTCACAGTCAATTGAAGAACAATGTAAAATGGTAAGAAGTGTTAAGTTATATAAAGCTGGTTTTGTAGCAAGTGATACAACTTTATCACCCAAAGATACAGTTGCAACAGCTATGAGATTACGTGCAAAGACAGGACATTCTACTATAGCTATTACTGAAAATGGATGTAACAATGATATTCTTGTAGGATTGGTGACGAGTAAAGATTTGAGATTAAGTCGAATCGATCCTAATGATTCCCTTGATAAATACATGACACCAATTGACAAATTAGTTGTTGCATATGAAGGTATCAGTCTTCATGAGGCTAATGATATAATTTGGAGGCATAAACTTAACTGCCTTCCGATTATTGATAGGAATAAAAGGCTGAAGTATTTGACATTCAGAAAAGATTATGATGCAAGTAAAAAATATACTTCTCAGCTGGTTGATGCTCAAAAGCGTTTAATGGTAGGCGCAGCTATTAATACATGGGATTATATGGATCGAGTTCCTGCCCTAATTGATGCAGGTGCTGATATTTTATGCGTTGATTCATCAGATGGGTACAGTGAATATCAATTTGATGCGATAAAGATGATTAAGAATAAATATGGAGACAAAATAAAGATTGGCGGAGGGAATATTGTATATCCGGATGCATTTAATTATTTGGTGGAGGCGGGTGCGGATTTTGTAAAAGTCGGAATTGGAGGTGGTTCAATTTGTATTACTCGCGAACAGAAAGGGATAGGAAGAGGACAAGCAAGCGCTATTATTGATATTGCACGAGAACGGGATGCCTTATATCAAAGAACAGGAGTTTATATTCCCATATGTGCTGACGGCGGTATTGTCCATGATTATCATATTTCTTTAGCAATTGCAATGGGAGCGGATTTTGTAATGCTGGGAAGATATTTTGCAAGATTTGATGAAAGCCCAGGCAAAAAAACGCATATTGGAAATCAAGTTGTTAAAGAACACTGGGGTGAAGGGACAAAACGTTCCGCAAACTGGAGCCGTTATTTAGATACAGGCAGACCCGATATTATTTTTGAAGAAGGTGTCGATTCTTTTGTTCCATATGTGGGTGGACTAGATGAAAATTTGCAGATAACTCTGGCAAAATTGAAATCAGCGATGATTAGCTGCGGTGCCAAAACAATAAATGACTTCCAAAAGAATGCTCTTTTGACTATAGTTTCGCCATCAAGTATCGTTGAGGGCGGTGCTCACGATTTAGTGTCACGACCTATGATGGAGTGA
- a CDS encoding HAD family hydrolase — translation MFRRGIRQRIGRICIEFIFSNFIFSEEIGVSKPNKLFFNFIFRNKTLEKRRCIMVGDDVIEDIEGAANYGLDSVLINRKGKTYDNISGKTKFYEISSLGVLPEIILNG, via the coding sequence ATTTTCAGGCGAGGTATCCGTCAGAGGATTGGAAGGATATGTATAGAATTTATTTTTTCAAATTTCATATTTAGTGAAGAAATAGGAGTATCTAAACCAAATAAATTATTTTTCAATTTTATCTTTAGAAATAAGACTTTGGAGAAAAGACGCTGTATCATGGTTGGGGATGATGTTATTGAGGATATAGAGGGTGCCGCCAATTATGGATTAGATTCGGTTTTGATAAATCGAAAGGGAAAAACTTATGATAATATCAGTGGAAAAACAAAGTTTTATGAAATATCTAGTTTAGGAGTGTTGCCTGAAATTATACTTAATGGGTAG
- a CDS encoding biotin--[acetyl-CoA-carboxylase] ligase, with translation MKDEILRLLKNNKDEFLSGEKIGEKLGVSRAAIWKYINVLKEEGYGIESVPKQGYRIVSVPDVLTYEEIKEYLSTKFVGRNICYFDTISSTNMEAKRIALKNPEGTVVISEEQAKGKGRLDRNWVSPPKKGIWMSMILKPETEPTKVAKITLLGAAGVNKALEDMGIYSKIKWPNDIVIDGKKVCGILTEMSCELNMINYVIMGIGINVNMDREDFSENLINKATSLKIEQNKEINRKELLAGILNRFEEFYIPFKEDNEISEVIEICKKNSALIGKKVRVIKDGETKTGKALDINNEGQLIVMFEDGSIENIFSGEVSVRGLEGYV, from the coding sequence ATGAAAGATGAAATTTTAAGGTTATTAAAAAACAATAAAGATGAATTTTTGTCGGGAGAAAAGATAGGTGAAAAGTTAGGAGTATCCCGGGCAGCTATTTGGAAATACATAAATGTGTTAAAAGAAGAAGGGTACGGGATAGAATCAGTTCCAAAACAAGGCTACAGAATTGTTTCGGTACCTGATGTACTGACATACGAAGAAATAAAAGAATATTTAAGCACCAAATTTGTCGGAAGAAATATTTGTTATTTTGATACGATATCTTCCACAAATATGGAAGCCAAAAGAATAGCTTTAAAGAATCCGGAAGGGACAGTGGTTATATCGGAGGAACAGGCAAAGGGTAAGGGAAGGCTTGATAGAAACTGGGTTTCTCCCCCCAAAAAGGGTATTTGGATGAGCATGATATTAAAACCCGAAACGGAACCTACGAAAGTAGCGAAAATAACTTTGCTGGGAGCGGCAGGGGTAAACAAGGCTTTAGAAGATATGGGAATATACTCTAAAATAAAATGGCCTAACGATATAGTTATAGACGGTAAAAAAGTCTGCGGGATTCTTACGGAAATGAGCTGCGAACTGAATATGATAAATTATGTTATAATGGGCATTGGAATAAATGTCAATATGGATAGAGAGGATTTTTCCGAGAATTTAATAAATAAAGCTACTTCGTTGAAAATAGAACAAAATAAAGAAATTAACAGAAAAGAACTACTGGCCGGCATATTAAACAGATTTGAAGAATTCTACATACCTTTTAAAGAGGATAATGAAATTTCGGAAGTAATAGAAATATGCAAAAAAAATTCTGCCTTGATAGGGAAAAAAGTCAGAGTAATAAAAGATGGAGAAACAAAAACAGGGAAAGCCTTGGATATAAACAATGAAGGCCAGTTAATTGTAATGTTTGAAGACGGAAGCATTGAAAATATATTTTCAGGCGAGGTATCCGTCAGAGGATTGGAAGGATATGTATAG
- a CDS encoding DUF4177 domain-containing protein has protein sequence MYEYKFEEVQIARDFKTKRGDSFEICKEVILREAKNGWRLVQIVIPPNEKAGVYAAYCYQIIFERESN, from the coding sequence ATGTACGAATACAAATTTGAAGAAGTACAGATTGCAAGGGATTTTAAAACGAAAAGAGGGGATTCCTTTGAAATATGTAAAGAGGTAATTTTAAGAGAAGCTAAAAATGGTTGGAGGTTAGTACAAATTGTTATTCCCCCAAATGAGAAAGCAGGTGTTTATGCCGCTTATTGCTATCAAATCATATTTGAGAGAGAAAGTAATTAA